From a region of the Castanea sativa cultivar Marrone di Chiusa Pesio chromosome 10, ASM4071231v1 genome:
- the LOC142613410 gene encoding uncharacterized protein LOC142613410 codes for MEGLIKGLIDVALGHVNNNNNNNNDDEQRGPQDRDEQSRSTWAQVVTGEEEDDDRRSGHRTHHASSNQDRWNRQESAELGSEEWRVSGSRPSRSPQYQKTVHEEYGKDEDVEQQGYNKNHWNKEENEVANNDGWETVGRKPQRQPHKIQKDQWHGYKRPASEQEYSDEVEIGDSIEPSEEELADLSQACNKLWELDLNRLVPGKDYEIDCGEGKKVYQKEDMAQGSLFSRLSEDIFRRPTFSRFFSLLDNYNPDQGHKEVVTSEERQEQAAFIEEISRTAPIKYLHKYLSSKGVVPENYQDFKRRMTSLWFDLYGRGGTSGSSSAFEHVFVGEIKQRGEQEVSGFHNWLQFYLEEAKGRVDYQGYIFPRRRGQTPDYETQLLTVQFEWNGVLKSVSSMFVGVSPEFEVALYALCFYMGGEDNYIQLGPYPVNIKCYRLGDRIGSVFPIAEC; via the exons ATGGAGGGTCTGATCAAAGGCTTGATCGACGTGGCACTcggccacgtcaacaacaacaacaacaacaacaacgacgACGAACAACGTGGCCCGCAGGACCGGGACGAACAGTCCAGATCCACTTGGGCGCAA GTGGTGACCGGGGAGGAGGAAGACGACGATAGGCGTAGCGGTCATCGCACTCATCATGCTTCTTCTAATCAGGACCGTTGGAATAGACAG GAAAGCGCTGAATTGGGGAGTGAGGAGTGGAGGGTCTCCGGTTCAAGACCTTCCAGATCGCCCCAATACCaaaag ACTGTGCATGAGGAGTACGGAAAGGATGAAGATGTTGAGCAACAAGGATATAACAAAAACCATTGGAACAAAGAG GAGAATGAAGTAGCGAATAATGACGGGTGGGAGACTGTTGGAAGAAAGCCTCAAAGGCAACCACACAAG ATTCAGAAGGATCAATGGCATGGATACAAGCGGCCTGCCAGTGAACAAGAATACTCTGATGAGGTTGAGATTGGTGATAGCATAGAACCCTCAGAAGAGGAGCTTGCTGACCTGTCACAAGCTTGCAACAAGCTTTGGGAACTTGATTTAAACCGTTTAGTACCTGGTAAGGACTATGAAATTGACTGTGGCGAAGGGAAGAAGGTCTACCAAAAGGAAGATATGGCACAAGGTAGCCTATTTAGCCGGCTGAGTGAAGACATATTCAGGAGACCTACTTTCTCccgtttcttttctcttctagATAATTATAACCCAGATCAAGGGCACAAAGAAGTTGTCACATCTGAAGAGAGGCAAGAGCAAGCTGCATTCATAGAAGAAATTAGTAGAACTGCACCAATCAAGTACCTTCACAAGTATCTGTCATCCAAAGGAGTTGTACCTGAGAACTATCAAGATTTTAAAAGAAGGATGACTAGTCTCTGGTTTGATCTTTATGGCCGAGGTGGTACCTCTGGTTCCTCTTCTGCTTTTGAACATGTATTTGTTGGAGAAATCAAGCAACGTGGTGAACAAGAGGTTTCTGGCTTCCACAACTGGCTTCAG TTTTACCTAGAAGAAGCTAAAGGGAGAGTGGACTATCAAGGTTATATTTTTCCCCGACGACGTGGGCAAACT CCAGACTACGAAACCCAGTTGCTTACAGTTCAGTTTGAGTGGAATGGTGTTCTCAAATCTGTATCAAGCATGTTTGTTGGAGTGAGCCCAGAATTTGAAGTTGCATTATACGCCCTGTGTTTCTATATGGGTGGAGAGGATAATTACATTCAGTTGGGTCCATATCCAGTTAATATCAAGTGCTATCGTCTTGGAGATAGAATTGGATCTGTGTTTCCCATAGCAGAGTGTTGA